The Paraburkholderia sp. FT54 genome includes a region encoding these proteins:
- a CDS encoding cytochrome c codes for MDRPTLILSVMLMALPMGAATVSVQAVAQDTSRAFTISPGHRFTEESGEALYNATCAGCHMPDGKGAQGAGHYPALADNPAVEAAPYVIVNVLHGRKAMPSFGDAMDDEQVAAVVNYTRTHFGNRFTGTVTPSEVRSLR; via the coding sequence ATGGATAGGCCGACGCTGATCCTCAGCGTAATGCTGATGGCCTTGCCGATGGGAGCCGCGACAGTGTCGGTTCAGGCCGTGGCACAGGACACATCACGCGCCTTCACGATTTCGCCAGGCCACCGCTTCACCGAAGAAAGCGGCGAAGCGCTTTACAACGCTACCTGCGCGGGATGCCATATGCCGGATGGAAAAGGCGCACAGGGCGCGGGGCACTACCCGGCGCTCGCTGACAACCCCGCAGTCGAAGCAGCACCCTACGTCATCGTCAACGTGCTGCACGGCCGAAAGGCGATGCCATCGTTTGGCGACGCGATGGATGACGAGCAGGTCGCTGCTGTTGTCAATTACACGAGAACTCATTTTGGGAATCGATTTACCGGAACTGTCACGCCGAGCGAGGTTAGAAGTTTGCGCTGA
- a CDS encoding HAMP domain-containing sensor histidine kinase: protein MGRSWNTTTFRQLFAYAIIFSFSVMFLIGFVGYAVTDQMERRADDVIQWQLGYFGSLPEKELAVILQRSVEHEHINYYGLFTADGQHIAGDVPTLPPQLSVERSGMTFKHTLSVAGSERAPIVRAMAERRRDGTILVIAHDITHGLTIRLDVINALLAGGIISLVVSSAVGVALGVRQMRRVKAIRRVTLQIAQGDLKRRLPTGGRDELNLLSHLVNNMLDEVERLMTEVKGACDGIAHDLLTPLAHVGRSLVHVAERADALDDEQLSTMVAHARSNTDKLLERFRAMLRISEIGALQRRGGFAEVQLATLVSEVGELYEPLAETKSIQLVVQAEPVGAIHADRALLFEAFTNLIDNAIKFAPTSGTVRITLTRTRFGPQVEIVDNGPGIPSGERQAVLGRFYRSEQTRHIPGSGLGLSMVSAVIRVHDFTMRIDNAAPGTRVTIECWS, encoded by the coding sequence GTGGGTCGCAGCTGGAATACGACGACGTTCCGACAGCTGTTCGCCTACGCTATCATCTTTTCGTTCTCGGTGATGTTCCTGATCGGCTTCGTTGGGTACGCGGTGACGGACCAGATGGAGCGCAGAGCCGACGACGTGATCCAGTGGCAGCTCGGCTATTTTGGCTCGTTACCCGAGAAAGAACTCGCCGTCATCCTGCAAAGAAGCGTCGAACACGAACACATCAACTACTACGGTCTGTTCACTGCGGATGGTCAGCATATCGCAGGGGACGTGCCGACACTTCCGCCGCAGCTGTCCGTCGAGCGCAGCGGCATGACGTTTAAACATACGCTGTCAGTTGCCGGTAGTGAACGAGCGCCGATCGTGCGCGCGATGGCGGAGCGGCGCAGGGACGGCACGATACTGGTCATCGCGCACGATATTACGCACGGTCTCACAATCCGCCTGGACGTCATCAATGCGCTTCTAGCGGGCGGGATAATTTCCCTCGTGGTCAGTTCTGCCGTCGGTGTTGCACTCGGCGTGCGCCAGATGCGACGTGTGAAGGCGATCCGTCGCGTTACATTGCAGATCGCTCAAGGCGACCTCAAGCGGCGTCTGCCGACCGGTGGCCGCGACGAACTGAACCTGTTGTCGCATCTGGTCAACAACATGCTCGATGAAGTCGAGCGCCTGATGACCGAGGTAAAGGGCGCGTGCGACGGCATTGCGCACGATCTGCTTACGCCGCTCGCCCACGTCGGTAGGTCGCTCGTCCATGTTGCGGAGCGCGCCGACGCACTTGACGACGAACAGTTGTCGACCATGGTTGCTCACGCGCGATCCAATACCGACAAGCTGCTGGAACGGTTTCGTGCAATGCTGCGCATTTCGGAGATCGGCGCGCTGCAGCGGCGCGGCGGCTTTGCCGAGGTGCAACTGGCGACACTCGTCTCGGAAGTCGGCGAACTCTACGAGCCGCTTGCAGAAACCAAGTCGATCCAGCTGGTGGTACAGGCAGAGCCGGTGGGCGCCATTCACGCCGACCGCGCGCTGCTGTTCGAGGCATTCACCAATCTGATCGATAATGCGATCAAGTTCGCGCCGACAAGTGGCACGGTGCGTATAACACTCACCCGGACACGGTTCGGTCCACAGGTCGAAATCGTCGACAACGGACCGGGTATTCCTTCCGGCGAACGGCAGGCGGTGCTCGGACGTTTCTACCGCAGCGAGCAGACGCGCCATATCCCGGGCTCGGGTCTC
- a CDS encoding NAD(P)/FAD-dependent oxidoreductase: protein MSRRHLLTLIGKNLGAAAMMQGMSTLGFAAASTYAGPIKLDGAPQGTRILVLGAGMAGLVAAFELRNAGYQVQVLEYNNRAGGRAWTVRGGDRYTELGGATQYCDFADGLYLNPGPWRIPYHHQGVLDYAKRLKVALEPFIQVNYNAYLHSTEAFGGKPQRFREVQTDYQGYIAELLSKAMHKDALDDALSAEDAHLLLESLRQWGALDRSGRYQAGGRSSERRGFATAPGGGLMPEAVPSTLLPRDPLLASRLWQWLSSGNERDYQSTIFQPVGGMDRIAHALHSQVASAVVFNARVTAILQDEQGVTVRYTDTTTRTERSAHADWLVCTIPLSILSQIDMAVGPAMRAAIDAVPYETSVKIGLQFGRRFWEEDDQIYGGITHTDLPISTIGYPATGYGSTGPAVLLGAYMWGPASYEMGALPPAERIAVALSQGSQIHPQYAREYQNGFAMSWSRSPFTNGCFAAWTDALREAHYANLCQLDGRIVLAGEHASHIPAWQEGAVLSSLDAITRLHRRIVNG, encoded by the coding sequence ATGAGCCGCCGGCACCTGCTGACGCTGATCGGCAAGAACCTCGGCGCGGCCGCCATGATGCAAGGCATGAGCACGCTTGGGTTCGCCGCTGCCTCGACCTACGCCGGGCCGATCAAACTCGATGGCGCGCCCCAAGGAACGCGAATTCTCGTGCTCGGCGCCGGCATGGCTGGCCTCGTCGCGGCCTTTGAGTTGAGGAACGCGGGCTACCAGGTGCAAGTGCTCGAGTACAACAACCGCGCGGGTGGTCGGGCCTGGACTGTCAGGGGCGGTGATCGTTATACAGAACTCGGCGGTGCCACCCAGTACTGCGATTTCGCTGATGGGCTTTATCTGAATCCAGGCCCGTGGCGCATTCCGTATCACCATCAGGGCGTACTCGACTATGCAAAACGGCTGAAGGTGGCGCTCGAGCCGTTCATCCAGGTCAATTACAACGCATACCTGCATTCGACGGAGGCTTTCGGTGGCAAGCCGCAACGATTCCGCGAGGTGCAGACCGACTATCAGGGCTATATCGCCGAGCTGCTTTCCAAAGCAATGCACAAAGACGCACTCGATGATGCGTTGTCAGCCGAAGATGCGCATCTGCTACTCGAATCCCTGCGTCAATGGGGTGCGCTTGATAGGAGTGGCCGCTATCAGGCGGGCGGGCGAAGCAGCGAACGCCGCGGATTCGCGACCGCGCCTGGCGGTGGGCTGATGCCCGAGGCCGTGCCGTCGACTCTGCTCCCGCGCGACCCGTTGCTTGCATCGCGTTTGTGGCAATGGCTCTCATCCGGAAACGAGCGGGACTATCAGAGCACCATTTTCCAGCCCGTCGGCGGCATGGACAGGATTGCCCATGCGCTTCATTCGCAGGTCGCAAGCGCCGTAGTGTTCAACGCCAGGGTCACGGCCATCTTGCAGGACGAGCAAGGCGTCACAGTGCGCTATACCGATACGACCACCCGGACCGAACGGAGCGCGCATGCGGATTGGCTGGTGTGCACCATCCCGCTCTCGATTCTGAGTCAGATCGACATGGCGGTCGGGCCGGCCATGCGCGCCGCGATCGATGCGGTGCCCTACGAGACATCGGTGAAAATCGGCTTGCAATTTGGCCGGCGATTCTGGGAAGAAGACGATCAGATCTACGGCGGCATCACGCATACTGACCTGCCGATCTCGACGATCGGCTATCCGGCAACAGGTTACGGTTCGACCGGGCCTGCGGTGCTGCTCGGCGCCTACATGTGGGGGCCCGCCAGCTATGAGATGGGTGCGCTGCCCCCTGCGGAACGGATCGCGGTGGCATTGAGCCAGGGCAGCCAGATTCATCCGCAGTACGCGCGCGAGTACCAGAATGGCTTCGCGATGAGCTGGAGCCGATCACCGTTCACGAATGGCTGCTTCGCCGCCTGGACGGATGCGTTGAGAGAAGCGCATTACGCGAATCTCTGTCAGCTCGACGGACGCATCGTCCTTGCCGGAGAGCACGCTTCCCATATCCCGGCATGGCAGGAAGGCGCCGTGCTGTCGTCACTGGATGCGATCACCCGGTTGCATCGGAGAATCGTCAATGGATAG
- a CDS encoding DsrE family protein, with product MSKLKTLVVGCALSLACAASFAQTPSQPPGFWSTPTIPGYGRMHMPDSPAYMPDPSHIYKIVFAVTQASRTPSDVNGALDHVARTVNLYVAAGVPLKNLKFVVIVGGAAAPTALDDAHYRAKFGIPNPNLQLISELEQAGVDVAVCGQAVPEHHFDYTWIDPKIKVALSELTTVTVLQQQGYALLPQ from the coding sequence ATGTCCAAACTTAAGACTCTAGTTGTCGGCTGTGCGCTATCGCTTGCTTGCGCAGCTTCGTTCGCGCAGACTCCTTCACAGCCCCCGGGGTTTTGGAGCACGCCCACGATACCCGGTTACGGCAGGATGCATATGCCGGATAGCCCTGCCTATATGCCGGACCCGTCGCACATCTATAAGATCGTCTTCGCGGTCACCCAGGCTTCGCGAACGCCGTCTGACGTGAACGGGGCTTTGGATCATGTTGCTCGAACTGTCAACCTCTATGTGGCGGCTGGCGTACCACTAAAAAATCTGAAATTCGTCGTGATAGTGGGTGGCGCTGCGGCACCAACGGCGCTTGACGACGCTCACTATCGAGCAAAATTCGGCATACCGAATCCCAACTTGCAATTGATTTCCGAACTCGAGCAGGCAGGAGTTGACGTGGCCGTTTGCGGGCAGGCTGTTCCTGAGCATCACTTCGACTACACGTGGATCGACCCAAAGATTAAAGTAGCGCTCTCCGAGTTGACCACTGTCACGGTTCTTCAGCAACAGGGCTACGCGCTGCTGCCTCAATGA
- a CDS encoding YciI family protein: protein MQYLLMIYSEENGWNRMTDSERQQGVAAYHAYTESLKKAEVLVGANRLQHTSTATTVRLIDGKPQVLDGPYSDSKEQLAGYYLIDVPNLDAAIAWASRCPGAAHGLMEVRPVWTAPYDAPSAA from the coding sequence ATGCAATACCTATTGATGATCTATTCGGAAGAAAACGGCTGGAACCGGATGACCGACAGCGAGCGGCAGCAAGGAGTCGCCGCGTACCATGCGTACACGGAATCGTTGAAAAAAGCGGAGGTGCTGGTGGGCGCCAACCGGCTGCAGCACACGAGCACGGCCACCACGGTGCGGCTCATCGACGGCAAGCCGCAGGTGCTTGACGGACCGTATTCCGATTCGAAGGAGCAGCTCGCCGGCTACTACCTGATCGACGTGCCCAACCTCGACGCGGCGATCGCGTGGGCGTCGCGTTGTCCGGGCGCGGCGCACGGCCTCATGGAAGTGCGCCCTGTCTGGACTGCCCCCTACGACGCGCCGTCTGCTGCATGA
- a CDS encoding DUF4239 domain-containing protein: protein MSTWVHELPLWLMALVTFSAIFLAGATIHFVTGWLAAGRYGRSFKAISPGLLSPLGIIFGLFIAFTASQVWNDTARANIAVATEASALRSVVVMSAVLPNEAQTELRRMVRDYIQYTATTEWPLVAKGAVTLNVSPPSLNNALKFTLSLPVVTPGQQTAQREVAASLQHALEVRRERILISRSEVNSVKWLCLTFLAVCLLFAIAFVHCDNRLTSAVAIGLFSAALATTFLLILSHDRPFTGDVALTPEPLLQVIPEDR, encoded by the coding sequence ATGAGTACATGGGTCCACGAGCTGCCGTTATGGTTGATGGCACTTGTCACTTTCAGTGCGATATTTCTCGCGGGCGCGACCATCCATTTCGTCACCGGATGGCTTGCTGCCGGTCGGTATGGGCGATCATTCAAGGCAATTTCTCCCGGTCTGCTTTCTCCACTCGGTATCATATTCGGCTTATTTATCGCCTTCACGGCCTCGCAGGTCTGGAACGATACAGCGCGCGCCAATATCGCGGTCGCCACTGAAGCGAGTGCGTTGCGGTCGGTTGTCGTCATGTCTGCCGTTTTGCCAAATGAAGCCCAGACCGAACTGCGAAGGATGGTCCGAGACTACATCCAGTACACCGCGACGACTGAATGGCCGCTCGTGGCGAAGGGAGCCGTCACACTTAACGTTAGTCCTCCTTCGCTGAACAACGCACTGAAGTTCACGCTATCCCTACCAGTCGTTACGCCCGGACAGCAGACGGCGCAGCGCGAGGTCGCGGCGTCCCTGCAGCATGCTCTCGAAGTGCGTCGCGAGCGTATCCTGATCAGTCGCAGTGAAGTGAATAGTGTCAAATGGCTATGCCTGACGTTTCTGGCGGTGTGCCTGCTGTTCGCCATCGCGTTCGTTCATTGCGACAACCGGCTGACATCTGCCGTGGCAATCGGTCTGTTTTCGGCGGCACTCGCTACAACCTTTTTGCTCATCCTCTCCCACGATCGGCCCTTTACAGGAGACGTCGCGCTGACGCCCGAGCCGCTGTTGCAGGTGATACCTGAGGATCGCTGA
- a CDS encoding DUF6596 domain-containing protein, with protein sequence MSSSGGGRDTDDTAHSIAEAVARRSYGKLVALLAMRTRDVAAAEDALADAFAAALADWPERGCPANPEAWLMTVARRRAIDGARHRRVGDDVVNQLAILADEIDEREAGMLPDRRLALLFACTHPALEAAIRTPLMLQVVLGLEAKTIASAFLTSPAAMSKRLVRAKNKIREAGIPFSVPEREELPGRLAAVLEAVYAAYAEGWTDPVGGGTERRDLAGEALFLAQLLVELLPEEPETLGLLALMLFAQARRDARRNAAGDYVPLSAQDPATWNAPMIDAANALLRRANPFNAIGRFQLEAALQSAHVHRCQTRRPNWGEVVQLYDALLAIAASPVVAVNRALALAERDGPQAALDALKPYADDPRLADYQPYWAARADLLARAGATAEALGAYDLAIGLERDPAVRRFLQRKRAELSAARR encoded by the coding sequence ATGAGTTCGTCCGGCGGCGGTCGTGACACTGACGACACCGCGCATTCGATTGCCGAGGCGGTCGCCCGTCGCAGTTACGGCAAGCTCGTCGCACTGCTGGCGATGCGCACGCGCGACGTCGCCGCGGCCGAAGACGCGCTGGCCGACGCGTTTGCAGCCGCGCTCGCGGACTGGCCGGAGCGCGGCTGCCCCGCGAATCCCGAAGCGTGGCTGATGACGGTTGCGCGCCGCCGGGCGATCGATGGCGCGCGTCATCGCCGTGTCGGCGACGACGTGGTGAACCAGCTAGCGATCCTCGCCGACGAGATCGACGAGCGTGAAGCAGGCATGTTGCCCGACCGGCGGCTTGCGCTGCTGTTCGCGTGCACGCACCCTGCGCTCGAGGCCGCGATTCGCACGCCGCTGATGCTGCAGGTGGTGCTGGGGCTCGAAGCGAAGACGATTGCGTCCGCGTTCCTGACGTCGCCCGCCGCGATGAGCAAGCGCCTCGTGCGGGCGAAGAACAAGATCCGCGAAGCGGGCATTCCGTTCAGCGTACCGGAGCGCGAGGAGTTGCCCGGCCGGCTCGCTGCGGTGCTGGAAGCGGTCTATGCAGCGTATGCGGAGGGGTGGACCGATCCCGTCGGCGGCGGCACCGAGCGGCGTGATCTCGCCGGTGAGGCGCTGTTTCTCGCGCAACTGCTCGTCGAGCTGTTGCCCGAGGAGCCGGAGACGCTTGGTCTGCTCGCGCTGATGCTCTTTGCGCAGGCGCGGCGCGATGCGCGACGCAATGCGGCCGGCGACTACGTGCCGCTGTCGGCTCAGGATCCGGCGACATGGAACGCGCCGATGATCGACGCAGCCAACGCACTGCTGCGGCGCGCGAACCCATTCAACGCAATCGGACGCTTTCAGCTCGAGGCTGCTTTGCAGTCGGCACACGTCCACCGCTGCCAGACGCGTCGTCCGAACTGGGGCGAGGTCGTGCAACTCTACGATGCGTTGCTTGCCATTGCAGCTTCGCCGGTGGTCGCGGTGAACCGCGCACTCGCGCTGGCGGAACGCGACGGCCCGCAGGCGGCGCTCGACGCGCTCAAGCCGTACGCCGACGATCCGCGGCTGGCCGACTACCAGCCGTACTGGGCCGCGCGCGCCGATCTGCTCGCACGCGCCGGCGCGACGGCGGAAGCGCTCGGCGCGTACGATCTCGCGATCGGACTTGAACGCGATCCGGCCGTTCGCCGGTTTCTGCAGCGCAAGCGCGCGGAGCTGTCAGCGGCGCGAAGGTAG
- a CDS encoding metal/formaldehyde-sensitive transcriptional repressor translates to MSHTVQEKQKLLNRVRRIKGQVEAIERALEEENGCSDVLQRITSCRGAMNGLLAVVLEDHIRNHLVDAETGEEAGVSATEQLIEVVHSYFK, encoded by the coding sequence GTGAGTCACACGGTCCAGGAAAAACAGAAGCTCCTCAATAGGGTCCGCCGCATCAAGGGACAGGTCGAAGCCATCGAGCGGGCGCTCGAGGAAGAGAACGGCTGCTCGGACGTGCTGCAGCGGATCACGAGTTGTCGCGGAGCGATGAACGGTCTGCTTGCGGTTGTGCTGGAAGACCACATCAGGAACCACCTTGTCGACGCGGAAACCGGCGAGGAGGCCGGTGTCAGCGCGACGGAACAACTCATTGAAGTTGTTCACAGCTATTTCAAATAG
- a CDS encoding alpha/beta hydrolase has product MAEIDRDGVRLGFDDVGQGKSIVLVHGWGCNRKFFKPQVDALSVHHRVISLNLRGHGMSDAPDQNYTMEVFADDIAWLCSRLGVRKPMLVGHSMGGNAVLELAARHPDVASGIVLIDSLLFPSARVLEQLKVAVAGLQTNDFRLVVRQLAETLFIPSDDPARKQWITTAMESTPQHVLASALARHTTEYDAADAAEQCSVPAAYIGAASPLGDMMQLKSRCPGIFVGQTLGAGHFSQLEVPDQINAMLVHFMKLCA; this is encoded by the coding sequence ATGGCAGAAATAGACCGTGATGGCGTGCGTCTCGGATTCGATGATGTCGGGCAGGGAAAATCTATTGTTCTGGTGCACGGATGGGGATGCAACCGTAAGTTCTTCAAGCCGCAGGTAGACGCTTTATCCGTGCATCACCGTGTGATCTCCCTCAATCTTCGCGGCCACGGCATGAGCGACGCGCCAGATCAAAATTACACCATGGAGGTCTTCGCGGACGACATCGCCTGGTTGTGCTCGAGGCTTGGCGTGCGCAAGCCGATGTTAGTGGGGCATAGCATGGGCGGCAACGCGGTACTTGAACTTGCGGCGCGTCATCCGGATGTCGCCAGTGGCATTGTGCTTATCGACTCGCTGCTGTTCCCTTCCGCGCGCGTCTTAGAGCAGCTTAAGGTGGCCGTCGCAGGACTTCAGACGAATGACTTTAGGCTCGTCGTGCGCCAGCTTGCGGAGACGCTCTTCATTCCGTCTGACGACCCGGCACGCAAGCAATGGATCACCACGGCCATGGAGAGTACGCCACAGCACGTGCTTGCATCTGCGCTTGCCCGTCACACTACGGAATACGACGCCGCAGACGCCGCAGAACAGTGCTCTGTGCCAGCCGCATACATCGGAGCTGCCAGTCCACTCGGCGACATGATGCAATTGAAATCCAGGTGCCCGGGTATTTTCGTTGGCCAGACCCTTGGAGCGGGGCATTTCTCGCAGCTAGAAGTGCCTGATCAGATCAACGCGATGCTCGTGCACTTTATGAAATTGTGCGCGTAA
- a CDS encoding VCBS domain-containing protein, with protein sequence MTSMLWACGGSTNSTPAQSGPNPASGTTPSSASAQPTLLVSRAIYDAAFTVTGTLPFNATPETTNAAPVTAVSPGTYPNVFTTEGTTADANFGVTSDAVIDQWATGATSPTQYLDVTAAAKQNGFDFTTSFASKSELALNLSQDGSAITFNGYNAAIDSIDRSNSNTPGVIDPTNTDIATPTYRTVAQLNLATKALTFTNTNAYSGNNGRASVLAGGQYYIVGNAGNSGSSPNPTYGQLDMLTINTGVQTIAAGSSCAFSQPVGAFFSGNSSTYTAPTSCGLGTITDALSSTTFAKKTNAGGNQFGFSLTSLGLAYDKTGKDGNFRGLFLASDGTLYVSKGSGSNGLNTVFQVGATGALANGAQFSSLQNVNITPLFSAPTTAWSGAPAASNEPASNAALTSALTTAGVTSWPLSWNTGYPFGMWMPKTNTNLMFVADEGDGDPGDMAIGSGGLWVYQKSGSTWTAIAHLTQGLNLGQAYTVTDTSGTYGTVSAKYTTSADGLRNVTGVINSDGSYTLYAVTSTANNSLGTTFDAGADSNQLVKITLSVSGSTVTTSSGFTVMQTAPYGQVLRGVAMSSL encoded by the coding sequence ATGACGTCAATGCTTTGGGCCTGCGGCGGCAGCACCAACAGCACGCCAGCGCAAAGCGGTCCGAACCCGGCCTCGGGCACCACACCGAGCTCGGCTAGCGCACAGCCGACGCTGCTGGTCTCGCGTGCGATCTATGACGCGGCCTTCACGGTCACGGGCACGCTGCCGTTCAACGCCACGCCAGAAACGACCAATGCTGCGCCGGTGACCGCTGTCTCGCCGGGTACCTATCCGAACGTGTTCACGACGGAGGGTACAACCGCCGACGCGAACTTCGGTGTGACCTCCGATGCCGTGATTGATCAATGGGCGACCGGCGCCACCAGCCCGACCCAGTACCTCGATGTGACGGCAGCGGCCAAGCAGAACGGTTTCGATTTCACAACGAGCTTCGCATCGAAGTCGGAACTCGCGTTGAACCTGTCGCAGGACGGTAGCGCGATCACCTTCAACGGCTATAACGCAGCGATCGACTCCATCGATCGCTCGAACTCGAATACGCCGGGCGTAATCGATCCGACCAATACCGACATCGCCACACCGACGTATCGCACGGTCGCTCAGCTCAACCTGGCAACCAAGGCTCTGACCTTCACGAACACCAATGCCTACTCGGGTAATAACGGCCGTGCGTCGGTGCTCGCTGGCGGTCAGTACTATATCGTCGGCAATGCCGGCAACTCGGGCTCGTCGCCGAACCCGACCTATGGCCAGCTCGACATGCTGACCATAAACACGGGCGTGCAGACGATTGCCGCGGGTAGCAGCTGCGCATTCTCGCAGCCGGTCGGCGCCTTCTTCTCCGGAAACAGCAGCACTTATACGGCGCCGACGTCGTGCGGGCTGGGTACGATTACCGACGCACTGTCGAGCACTACGTTTGCGAAGAAGACCAACGCTGGCGGCAACCAGTTCGGCTTCTCGCTGACCTCGCTCGGCCTCGCTTACGACAAGACCGGCAAGGACGGCAACTTCCGCGGTCTGTTTCTGGCTTCGGACGGCACTCTGTATGTATCGAAGGGCAGCGGCAGCAACGGCTTGAATACGGTGTTCCAGGTCGGGGCGACGGGCGCCCTGGCGAACGGTGCTCAGTTCAGCAGCTTGCAGAACGTCAACATCACGCCGCTGTTTAGCGCGCCGACAACCGCATGGTCGGGCGCGCCGGCCGCAAGCAATGAGCCGGCATCGAATGCGGCGCTGACCTCAGCTCTGACGACCGCTGGCGTGACGTCGTGGCCGCTGAGTTGGAACACCGGCTACCCGTTCGGTATGTGGATGCCGAAGACAAACACAAACCTGATGTTCGTGGCTGACGAAGGCGATGGCGATCCGGGCGACATGGCGATCGGCAGCGGCGGTCTGTGGGTCTATCAGAAGTCGGGCAGTACCTGGACGGCCATCGCTCACCTTACCCAAGGTCTTAATCTCGGCCAGGCGTACACCGTGACCGATACCAGCGGAACGTACGGTACGGTCAGCGCGAAGTACACGACCTCGGCGGACGGCCTGCGCAACGTTACGGGGGTGATCAACAGTGACGGTTCGTACACGCTCTACGCGGTCACCTCGACGGCCAACAACAGTTTGGGCACGACGTTCGACGCAGGTGCCGATTCGAACCAGCTTGTGAAGATCACGCTGAGCGTGAGCGGTTCGACCGTGACGACTTCCTCGGGCTTCACCGTGATGCAGACGGCGCCCTACGGTCAGGTGCTGCGAGGCGTGGCGATGAGCAGCCTCTAA
- the dmeF gene encoding CDF family Co(II)/Ni(II) efflux transporter DmeF, producing MSDSKDAAFGAGHDHIFLGVGHEKNERKTWAVIALCSAMMLIEIVGGSMFGSLALVADGLHMSTHAGAMLIAALAYTYARKHASDSRFVFGTGKLGDLAGFSSAIVLAMIAVLIGYEAVSRFLSPVPIHFGEAIPIAVVGLLVNLASVWLLSGGDHGHSHGHSHGHGHDDHAHEEEVPTISAASGVFAVSIFEDGVPPVFRITPATAGSRLDASAVSITTVRPDGTEQAFALADRGGYLESTIDIPEPHAFKAIVWMPDGEHEVDFEEHEHHEDVHETATRDHNIRSAYIHVMADAAVSVLAIIGLVLARALGWLWMDPLAGVVGALVIANWSYGLMRDTGAILLDINPDRRMAENVRHAIEDRGDKVVDLHVWRVGPGHMSAVVSVATDEIQRDSRFYHAVLGRFKGLSHVTVEVQPSQVAA from the coding sequence ATGAGCGATTCTAAAGACGCCGCGTTCGGCGCAGGACATGACCACATCTTTCTGGGTGTCGGTCACGAGAAGAACGAGCGCAAGACGTGGGCCGTGATTGCACTTTGCAGTGCGATGATGCTGATTGAAATCGTCGGCGGCAGCATGTTCGGTTCGCTGGCGCTCGTCGCCGACGGCCTGCATATGTCGACGCATGCCGGCGCGATGCTGATTGCGGCTCTCGCGTACACCTACGCGCGCAAGCACGCCAGCGACTCCCGCTTCGTGTTCGGCACCGGCAAACTTGGTGACCTCGCAGGGTTCTCGAGTGCCATCGTCCTCGCGATGATCGCCGTGCTGATTGGCTACGAGGCGGTGTCGCGCTTTCTGTCACCGGTACCCATTCATTTCGGTGAAGCCATTCCCATCGCGGTGGTGGGCTTGCTTGTTAACCTGGCGAGCGTGTGGCTACTGAGCGGCGGCGACCATGGACACAGCCATGGGCATAGCCACGGCCATGGCCATGATGACCACGCTCACGAAGAGGAAGTGCCGACGATTTCCGCTGCATCCGGCGTGTTTGCCGTTTCCATCTTCGAAGACGGCGTGCCACCCGTTTTCCGCATTACGCCGGCGACAGCGGGCTCGCGCCTGGATGCTTCCGCTGTTTCCATTACGACGGTGCGGCCCGATGGGACAGAACAGGCATTCGCGCTGGCGGACCGCGGCGGCTATCTGGAATCGACGATAGACATTCCTGAGCCACACGCTTTCAAGGCCATCGTGTGGATGCCGGACGGCGAGCACGAAGTCGACTTCGAAGAACATGAACATCACGAGGACGTCCATGAAACAGCGACCCGCGACCATAACATCAGGTCGGCCTATATCCACGTGATGGCAGATGCGGCGGTCTCCGTGCTGGCTATCATCGGCCTTGTGCTGGCACGCGCTTTGGGCTGGCTCTGGATGGACCCGCTCGCCGGTGTCGTCGGCGCGCTGGTGATTGCAAACTGGTCGTACGGCTTGATGCGCGACACTGGCGCGATCCTGCTCGACATTAACCCCGACAGGCGCATGGCGGAGAATGTGCGTCACGCTATCGAGGACCGCGGCGACAAAGTTGTCGACCTGCATGTATGGCGGGTCGGCCCTGGTCACATGAGCGCCGTGGTATCGGTGGCAACAGATGAAATCCAGCGAGACTCGCGTTTCTACCATGCGGTGCTCGGACGCTTCAAGGGACTGTCTCACGTCACCGTTGAGGTCCAACCGTCACAGGTGGCGGCCTGA